The following proteins are encoded in a genomic region of uncultured Vibrio sp.:
- a CDS encoding methyl-accepting chemotaxis protein — protein MEKLAFKPWERVISDIRLVPKMVILMVFSTILIVAKQLWDANTFYDSLLDATQNVDVAQQHYEAYLTQVVWQTALLIIVFVVLLFAAARVMLRQTQYLNDAIKLMASKNLSVPFGMDCKDEYGDVARELEKTRRQLHDVIQMQVNASDELSALTEVMTISMSETKESAQEEFNEIDQLATAMSEMSSTVQTVAEHAHQASVLTGQASSQAVSGQQFLQSTVAKMSELSTDIASSAQAVNQVEERVEAIGSVVGTIQGISEQTNLLALNAAIEAARAGEAGRGFAVVADEVRNLAQRTQQATIEIQEMITQLQTSAESAVELMEKSVVEAAEGNELVSNAGTELDGIVTQVTHINDMNFQIATASGQQSSVAEEMSQNLTNVRELVEASVIVVTELLETSETMQSNAEELDKKIKSFSV, from the coding sequence ATGGAAAAACTGGCATTTAAGCCGTGGGAAAGAGTCATATCCGACATTCGACTGGTACCAAAAATGGTCATATTAATGGTCTTCAGTACTATTTTGATTGTGGCAAAGCAACTTTGGGATGCCAACACGTTTTACGATTCATTGTTGGATGCGACTCAGAATGTGGATGTTGCTCAGCAGCATTACGAGGCGTACCTCACTCAGGTTGTATGGCAGACTGCGTTACTCATCATCGTCTTTGTTGTTTTATTGTTTGCGGCAGCACGCGTCATGCTGCGTCAAACTCAATACCTGAATGACGCAATAAAACTGATGGCGAGCAAGAATTTATCGGTACCCTTTGGTATGGATTGCAAGGACGAATACGGAGATGTGGCACGAGAACTGGAAAAAACACGTCGCCAATTACATGACGTGATCCAAATGCAAGTCAATGCTTCTGATGAGTTATCGGCTTTGACCGAAGTGATGACAATCAGTATGTCTGAAACCAAAGAGTCTGCTCAGGAAGAGTTCAATGAGATAGACCAGCTTGCCACCGCGATGAGTGAGATGTCTTCTACCGTTCAAACAGTGGCAGAGCATGCGCATCAGGCATCAGTTCTTACGGGACAAGCATCTTCCCAGGCGGTTTCTGGCCAACAATTCTTACAGAGCACCGTCGCGAAAATGAGTGAACTTTCTACCGACATTGCCTCTTCTGCTCAGGCGGTCAATCAGGTTGAAGAGCGTGTGGAAGCGATTGGCAGTGTCGTGGGAACCATTCAGGGGATTTCTGAACAGACCAACTTGCTTGCCCTGAATGCTGCGATTGAAGCGGCGCGAGCGGGTGAAGCTGGACGAGGCTTTGCAGTCGTCGCAGACGAAGTTCGCAACCTGGCGCAGCGGACGCAACAAGCTACTATTGAAATTCAGGAAATGATTACTCAACTGCAAACCAGTGCAGAGTCCGCCGTGGAATTGATGGAAAAAAGCGTGGTTGAGGCCGCTGAAGGGAATGAACTGGTCTCGAATGCTGGCACTGAACTGGACGGCATTGTTACCCAGGTCACACACATCAATGATATGAACTTCCAAATTGCCACGGCGTCTGGCCAGCAAAGCAGTGTCGCAGAGGAAATGAGCCAAAACTTAACTAATGTAAGAGAACTGGTGGAAGCTTCTGTGATTGTAGTGACCGAGCTATTGGAAACGTCTGAAACAATGCAAAGCAACGCTGAAGAGCTAGACAAGAAAATTAAGTCATTCAGTGTATAA